One window of the Deinococcus terrestris genome contains the following:
- a CDS encoding antitoxin Xre/MbcA/ParS toxin-binding domain-containing protein encodes MDTICQISGDRLTLHLPADMREALGLQNGSPVTVHLVRGSLVIRTQTLTGRTLNERPADMAPEAPGGDLGRNRDAEEEMPSPSDNALLVQIMGLGRTQLQAVVHQRAGALPTISHQQIATNLAALLEVPVPDVLPALGLRELDSAQVALPPQLLLDRVAHVLDLFATIRAVLGHEHAAHWFSQPNRHLGDLRPLELCRTPEGQARLRDHLDGFLSGNVL; translated from the coding sequence ATGGACACGATCTGCCAGATCTCCGGTGACCGATTGACCCTCCACCTGCCCGCCGACATGCGCGAGGCTCTTGGACTCCAGAACGGCTCCCCTGTCACCGTCCACCTCGTCCGTGGATCCCTCGTGATCCGGACTCAGACACTGACCGGGCGCACCTTGAACGAACGGCCAGCAGACATGGCCCCCGAGGCTCCCGGTGGCGACCTCGGCCGGAACCGGGATGCGGAAGAAGAGATGCCCTCTCCTTCCGACAACGCCCTCTTGGTTCAGATCATGGGGCTGGGCCGGACACAGCTTCAGGCTGTGGTACATCAGAGGGCAGGCGCTCTACCGACGATCAGCCACCAGCAGATCGCCACAAACCTCGCGGCCCTGCTCGAAGTGCCTGTCCCCGACGTGCTTCCGGCCCTAGGGCTGCGCGAGCTCGATTCGGCACAGGTGGCCCTTCCCCCTCAACTGCTGCTCGACCGGGTCGCCCATGTTCTCGACCTCTTCGCCACGATCCGGGCGGTTCTCGGACACGAGCATGCCGCCCACTGGTTCAGCCAACCCAACCGTCATCTGGGTGACCTGAGGCCGCTGGAACTGTGCCGCACTCCGGAGGGACAAGCCCGCCTGCGGGACCATCTGGACGGCTTTCTGTCTGGCAACGTGCTCTGA